In one Nicotiana tomentosiformis chromosome 6, ASM39032v3, whole genome shotgun sequence genomic region, the following are encoded:
- the LOC138894921 gene encoding uncharacterized protein → MIKSDSQLVVNQMQGTYTAREAQMQQYLKKARELAKQFQSWKIVQIPREENAEANALTNLASVAEVRSKENAIVIHLFHSALDQDKHEVSFNNLTWDWRNEIVNFLQYGIVPVGKKESQVLQRKAARYCIIRDNLYRKMFGGPLERCFGPNQMEYVMREVHEGHCGNHAGGRSLVKTLIRAGYY, encoded by the coding sequence atgattaaaagtgACTCACAACTTGTAGTGAATCAGATGCAGGGGACTTACACTGCTAGAGAGGCACAAATGCAACAATACTTGAAAAAGGCACGAGAACTGGCCAAGCAATTCCAATCATGGAAGATCGTGCAAATACCCcgggaagaaaatgcagaagcaaaCGCGTTGACTAACCTTGCTTCAGTTGCAGAAGTAAGGAGTAAAGAAAATGCTATTGTAATACAtttatttcattcagcacttgacCAGGATAAACATGAGGTAAGCTTTAAtaatttaacctgggattggagaaacgagaTTGTTAACTTTTTGCAGTACGGGATCGTACCTGTAGGCAAGAAAGAATCTCAAGTGCTTCAACGAAAAGCTGCTCGTTACTGCATAATTCGAGATAATTTATATCGAAAAATGTTTGGCGGTCCTTTAGAAAGGTGCTTTGGACCCAATCAAATGGAGTACGTGATGAGGGAAGTACATGAAGGACATTGCGGAAATCACGCAGGTGGAAGATCTTTAGTTAAAACACTAATCAGGGCAGGATACTACTAG